One Glycine max cultivar Williams 82 chromosome 4, Glycine_max_v4.0, whole genome shotgun sequence DNA segment encodes these proteins:
- the LOC102667640 gene encoding uncharacterized protein encodes MAFAMMQSGSSDDSSRSVKRGDIVWVRVHFPHKWRPALVLSSRDNLGVQVTFSFSENDAVSPSPTFFVESEVVPFEEALPSLISRRNLDAPPLHSALRLLGLRVLSGLRCHCITGRAQAQQQPAREFDTVGVLGFVLDAAVSPWVEPAHFAHAVRVVAQVHAFRSYCSVKHRKMYKQNKKAGDNVKLLPSSSLSQKVHKVTQESVALESKEKCLIVSKNRETNITIGDIKRLNSTVPLWEGNSARLFENKNLIISQNLVHSRAIDPLYMVRESLKSARQSFLGFKNISDQGIVDICFEDFSNMSRTHISVPSNFMIHLRNYIDKRKDNALGLCWRLPDKETIIYLNRRKRRRLDKSASCNDFPQISEVQESERCADISTHTTPSISDIKMLEPEGSIQKDHQASTYVCETSMNFTEEFHKVDSKRIQSCESLSNLVHHFHSDKCEVDGSEAKAKGMLGSDSSVYQERLHMCCNRDTTPLNSKRSAKYILKLTRPRISDIKMLEQEGSIQKHHQASTSICETSMNFIDEVQKADSKRSQTCEPVSNLVHPFHSDKCEVDANAAKVKGTLESDSSVYQERLQMSCNSVTTPLKSKRSARTEISSGDCLVEGKDCYEGVASHSIFNSNVRQLSKTHVPFSPKALLMKFPKNFNLPSKEQLVKKFSVFGSVDSYRTRVFCYAGSAQVSFLQEADAVAAFKYAKKKALFGKANVRFWLDPFEHKRRGFNPSSKQTGQPLKSCLKNSNSLSKENRKKHHRVRFTISAPLPPSTSNQTGPPLKSCLKNSNSLSKENRKKNHRVRFTIET; translated from the exons ATGGCATTTGCGATGATGCAGAGTGGTAGCAGTGATGATAGTAGCAGAAGCGTAAAGAGAGGGGACATAGTGTGGGTCAGAGTCCACTTCCCTCACAAATGGCGCCCCGCACTCGTTCTCTCTTCCCGCGACAACCTCGGCGTCCAAGTCACCTTCTCCTTCTCCGAAAACGACGCCGTTTCGCCCTCGCCCACCTTCTTCGTCGAGTCCGAGGTTGTCCCCTTCGAGGAGGCACTCCCTTCTCTCATCTCCCGCCGCAACCTTGACGCGCCGCCGCTTCACTCCGCGCTCCGGTTGTTGGGCCTGAGGGTCCTTTCCGGGCTGCGGTGCCACTGCATAACGGGCCGGGCCCAGGCCCAACAACAACCGGCCCGCGAGTTCGATACGGTTGGGGTTTTGGGTTTTGTTTTGGACGCCGCCGTTTCGCCGTGGGTGGAGCCCGCGCATTTTGCACACGCCGTTAGGGTTGTTGCCCAGGTTCACGCTTTTCGAAGCTATTGCTCTGTAAAGCACAGGAAAAtgtacaaacaaaataaaaaagcag gTGATAATGTGAAGCTGCTTCCAAGTTCATCTTTGAGTCAGAAGGTGCACAAAGTTACTCAAGAATCTGTTGCCTTGGAATCCAAGGAAAAATGTCTGATCGTATCCAAAAATAGGGAGACAAATATAACTATTGGTGATATAAAGAGATTGAACTCAACAGTTCCACTTTGGGAAGGAAATTCTGCACGCTTGTTTgagaataaaaatttgattatttcaCAGAATCTTGTGCACTCTCGTGCTATAGATCCACTTTACATGGTGCGAGAAAGCCTAAAATCTGCAAGGCAGAGCTTTCTGGGATTCAAAAATATATCAGACCAGGGCATAGTTGATATCTGCTTTGAAGACTTTTCTAATATGAGTAGAACTCACATCTCAGTTCCTTCTAATTTTATGATTCATTTGAGAAACTAcattgataaaagaaaagacaatGCACTGGGGCTTTGCTGGAGATTGCCTGACAAAGAAACCATTATATACCTTAACAGGAGGAAAAGAAGGCGACTAGATAAATCAGCTTCATGTAATGATTTTCCTCAGATTAGTGAAGTTCAAGAAAGTGAAAGGTGTGCAGATATCTCAACACATACCACACCTAGTATCTCAGACATTAAGATGCTTGAACCCGAAGGAAGTATCCAGAAAGACCATCAGGCCTCAACATACGTTTGTGAAACTAGTATGAATTTCACTGAGGAGTTTCACAAAGTGGAttcaaaaagaattcaaagctGTGAATCATTGTCTAACTTAGTGCATCACTTCCATTCTGATAAGTGTGAGGTTGATGGTAGTGAAGCAAAAGCTAAAGGTATGTTAGGATCTGACTCATCTGTTTACCAAGAAAGGCTGCACATGTGTTGCAATCGTGATACAACACCTCTCAATTCGAAAAGGTCTGCAAAATATATCTTAAAACTCACCAGACCTAGGATCTCAGACATTAAGATGCTTGAACAAGAAGGAAGTATCCAGAAACACCATCAGGCCTCAACATCTATTTGTGAAACTAGTATGAACTTCATTGATGAGGTTCAGAAAGCAGATTCGAAAAGAAGTCAAACTTGCGAACCAGTGTCTAATTTAGTGCATCCCTTCCATTCTGATAAGTGTGAGGTTGATGCTAATGCAGCAAAAGTTAAAGGTACGTTAGAATCTGATTCGTCTGTTTACCAGGAAAGGCTGCAAATGAGTTGCAATAGTGTTACAACACCTCTCAAGTCAAAAAGGTCTGCAAGAACAGAAATATCTTCTGGGGATTGTTTGGTGGAGGGTAAGGATTGCTACGAAGGTGTTGCTTCTCATTCGATATTCAATTCAAATGTTAGACAGCTATCAAAAACCCATGTTCCCTTTTCTCCTAAAGCTTTGCTTATGAAGTTCCCCAAGAATTTCAACCTACCATCCAAGGAACAGTTAGTAAAGAAGTTTAGTGTATTTGGCTCAGTAGATTCCTATAGAACAAGGGTCTTTTGCTACGCCGGCTCAGCTCAGGTGTCTTTTTTACAAGAAGCTGATGCAGTTGCTGCATTTAAATATGCCAAAAAAAAGGCCTTGTTTGGCAAGGCTAATGTCCGGTTTTGGCTTGACCCATTTGAGCACAAAAGAAGAGGATTCAACCCATCAAGTAAACAAACAGGACAACCACTGAAATCTTGTTTGAAAAATTCCAATTCCTTGAGTAAGGAAAACAGGAAGAAACATCACAGAGTAAGATTTACAATATCTGCTCCCTTGCCCCCATCAACAAGTAATCAAACAGGACCACCATTGAAATCTTGTTTGAAAAATTCCAATTCCTTGAGTAAGGAAAACAGGAAGAAAAATCACAGAGTAAGATTTACTATAGAAACTTAG